DNA from Candidatus Stoquefichus sp. SB1:
ATTGTTATGATTGTTACTACAAAGATGAATTAGGTGAAGATAATGCATTTGCATATCTTAAAATGGTGATTAAAGATGAATAAATATCAAAAATCTTTAAATACGTTGAGAAAAGAGTATCTAAACAACGATTCGAAAGAGTGTGATATTTTACAGGAATTAGTTGATAAAGCAACGCCTAAGAAACCAACTAAAATATATAAAAGATGTCCAAATTGTGATCATAAAGTTAGTTGGAATTATTACGCAGACAGAAAACTAAATTATTGTCCTGAGTGTGGTCAAAGATTAGATTGGAGTGATGAAGATGTTGACTAAAGAAGAATATATAAAAAAACATGGTGTTAGTGAAAAAGAATTTTTATACTATTGTATAAACTGTTTGAATAATAAATTTATGCGTGATGATGACAACGTAAATGATTTAAAAGGTTTCTTATATGATTTAGTGGTGGATTATTTTGAACTTAAAGAAAAATATGAAAGTTTGCTTGATAAAATAGAAGAACTACATGCAACAATTCATTCGCTAGATTGTGAGTTGTATGAACTTAATAATCCTAAGCCATACAAATTTGAAGAACTTCATGAAGATATGTGGGTATGGGACGATAAAGAACAAATATGCTGTCAAATATGTGATATTCTATCATTTAATGGAATAAGCGTTAATTATCATTATGAAAATGTTTTAGAATTTAAAGAAAATCGTTTCTATCCACCATCAAAAGCAAATCAAGGTAAAGAACAGTGAAACAGTTAGATATCTTTGGAAAAGAAACAGATGTAGCAAAACTCAATGAAGAATTAAAAAAGAAAACTATATCAAGACCAACAATAAAAGGCAAATTTAGGATGAAGTATGGTTATGATAAAACAAACAGATGTAAAGATTGTGTATATCATGAATGTATGCATTATAACAATAAGAATTATCACAAGTGTCAAAAGATTGGATTTTCTAATAGTAAAGCAACAGAGGCGATAGGAGATAGACATGAAATGGGAGGATAGCAAACAATGAAAGCAATAATCGAATATAAAAATAATCAACAAGCAGAAATTGATGAAATAGAAGATGTGGCATTTTGTAAATATGATATCGAAATTTATTATCCTGAAACAGATGATGTAACTGTAATATGTAAAGGAGATATAAACAGTATTGAAATAAGTGAATTTTAGAGAAAAAAATCATAAAAACTATTTAACATTAGAAACAGTCTCAAAGCCCTTGAAACATAAGGACTTTGGGGCATTGAGATAACGCAACATAATATAGTGGTTATGTTGCAAGGAAAGAGAGGTGAAAGTATGGTTAAAGTTTATCGAATGAATGATTTTAGTTTTGTTGCTAGTGATCTATCTGTTGAAGAAACAAACGCATGGTATGAAAAAGAGTTTGATGATGTAAATGATATAGAAGATATTAGAGAAGTTGATTTGGATAGTGAGGGAATGTGGTGGTTGCTAACAGATGAAAATAGAATACATGAATTTCTAAATGAATGTATCGAAGAGACAATGACAGAAACTAAATTTGGTTCATTGATGACTAGAAATTATAATGAAGTATTTGAGTTTATATCTTATAGAGAAGCATTGAAAAGAAGTGGAGAATACACAGAGCCTTATGAAATTGCTAGTACAGAATTTTAGAGAAAGGAAGTTAAAGAATGACAAAAAAAGAACTATTAATTCATGCTATTATATTGCTTTTATTTAATTATTTATTAACTAATACAATACAAGGAACTTTGTTACTTACTTCTTTAGTAATGAATATAGTTCTATTCAAAGAGCTATTTTTGAGAGGAAGTGAAAGATGATGAATGAAGTTCAACTAACAGTTGAAGAAATTGATTATATTTTAAACTATCCTAATGAGATAAATATTTTCAAATGGTCAGGTATTGTTAAAAAATTAAAAAAACAAAAGGAGATATTAGAAAATGAAAAAAATATTTATTAGTCAGCCTATGAAAGGCAAAAGTAATGAAGAAATTAAGAAAGAACGTGAGTTGATCATAAACGACATAGAAGCTATTATGGAAGATGAGCAATTCGTGATTTTGGACACAGTATTTGAAGATTTTAAAGGTGCAACACCTCTAAAGTTTCTAGCTAAGTCTTTAATGGTTCTAGCAGATGCAGATTATGTATATTTCGCAGAAGGATGGGAAGAAGCACGTGGATGTCGAATCGAGCATGAATGTGCTTTAGAATATCGCATTACACTTTTGGAGGATTAGAATATGTACATAAGTGAATTTTGGGTAGGAGTGGGTGCCACTTTATTAGTGGAGTTAGCAGCAATTATTATTTATGCAATTTATGACAATGAAA
Protein-coding regions in this window:
- a CDS encoding DUF4406 domain-containing protein, with the translated sequence MKKIFISQPMKGKSNEEIKKERELIINDIEAIMEDEQFVILDTVFEDFKGATPLKFLAKSLMVLADADYVYFAEGWEEARGCRIEHECALEYRITLLED